The following coding sequences lie in one Nycticebus coucang isolate mNycCou1 chromosome 18, mNycCou1.pri, whole genome shotgun sequence genomic window:
- the LOC128569641 gene encoding transmembrane ascorbate-dependent reductase CYB561 yields the protein MESGTGAASTPRALSYYVAFSQLLGLTVVAMTGAWLGLYRGGIAWKSALQFNVHPLCMVIGLVFLQGDALLVYRVFRNEAKRTTKVLHGLLHVFAFIIALVGLVAVFDYHKKKGYADMYSLHSWCGILVFVLYFVQWIVGFSFFLFPGASFSLRSRYRPQHIFFGAAIFLLSVGTALLGLKEALLFKLGTKYSTFEPEGVLANVLGLLLACFGGVVLYILTRAEWKRPSQAEEQALSMDFKTLTEGDSPSSQ from the exons ATGGAGAGCGGCACCGGCGCGGCATCCACACCCAGAGCGCTGTCTTACTACGTGGCCTTCTCCCAGCTGCTGGGCCTGACTGTGGTGGCCATGACCGGCGCGTGGCTCGGTCTGTACCGGGGTGGCATCGCCTGGAAGAGTGCCCTGCAGTTCAATGTGCACCCGCTCTGCATGGTCATAGGCCTGGTCTTCCTGCAGGGGGACG CCCTGCTGGTTTACCGTGTCTTTAGGAACGAGGCCAAACGCACAACCAAGGTCCTGCACGGGTTGCTGCACGTCTTTGCCTTCATCATCGCCCTGGTCG GCTTGGTGGCAGTGTTCGACTACCACAAGAAGAAAGGCTACGCTGACATGTACAGCCTGCACAGCTGGTGTGGGATCCTCGTCTTTGTCCTTTACTTTGTGCAG tGGATTGTGGGCTTCAGCTTCTTCCTGTTCCCTGGAGCTTCATTTTCTCTGCGGAGTCGCTACCGCCCACAGCACATCTTCTTTGGTGCCGCCATCTTCCTCCTCTCTGTGGGCACAGCCCTGCTGGGCCTGAAGGAGGCGCTGCTGTTTAAACTGGG GACCAAGTACAGCACGTTTGAGCCCGAGGGTGTCCTGGCCAACGTGCTGGGCTTGCTGCTGGCCTGCTTCGGCGGCGTTGTGCTCTACATCCTGACCCGGGCCGAGTGGAAGCGGCCTTCCCAGGCTGAGGAACAGGCTCTCTCCATGGACTTCAAGACGCTGACAGAGGGGGACAGCCCCAGCTCCCAGTGA